CGGCCCAACAGCAGGTTTTCCCGGAGGGGGAATTCCAGAAGCAACGCCTGGGTCTGCCGGTCGCCTGGAATGTGCGCCAGACCCGCACGCAACCGCCCGTCCACTCCCTCCCTGCTGACATCACGTCCCTCGAGGAGCAGGCAGCCTGAAGCCGGAGCCAGAACTCCAGCCAGAAGGTCCGCCAGAGCAGTCTGTCCGTTGCCCTCCACGCCGGCGATTCCCAGGATCTCGCCCGCCCGGAGCGCGAAGCTGATCTCCTGAACCGGTTGCTGACCGGTGTCGGGGGAACACAAATCTCGCGCCTCGAGGAGGATAGATTCCTGAGGGGTGGGAAGATCCTGGGCTCCGGAATACACCTCCCTGCCCACCATCGCCGACGCGACTTCCGCCTGCGTCACCTCGGCCGCCGGCCGCGAAAGCACTGTTTTGCCGTTACGGAGAACGGTGACGCGGTCGCTGAGGGAAAGCGCCTCGTCCAGCTTGTGGGTGATAAGGACGATGCCCGTGCCCTGTTCGCGCAGGCGCAGAAGAACCCGAAAAAGGTCTTCCGTCTCTCGGGGAGTCAGGACGGCGGTGGGCTCGTCCAAGATCAGCAGGCGCGAACCCCGAAACAGAGCTTTCAGGATCTCCACCCGTTGCCGAAGACCGACCGGTAAATTCTCCACGACCGCCGAAGGATCCACCTCCAGCCCAGTGTCACGAATTATGGATTGCAGTCGGGAGTTCTCCGAGGAGCGGAGCGCCTCGCGGTAATCCGGAGAACCCAGAGCGACGTTTTCGGCGACCGTGAACTCCTCCACCAGCTTGAAATGCTGGTGGACCATCCCGATGCCGGCCGCCATCGCTGCCTGCGGCGTCATCGCGGCATAACGCCGCCCGTTGAAGACGATCTCTCCGCGGTCCGGGCGGACGAAGCCGAACGCGACATTCATGAGGGTGGTCTTTCCGGCCCCGTTCTCTCCCAGCAGAGCGTGAACTTCTCCGGCCGCCGCCTCGAACCAGACGCCGTCCAGAGCCCGGAGTGTCCCGAAATCCCGCGTGATGTCTTTGAGTTGGAGTAAAGCCGCCAAGATCTCCGCGTTGAGCTGCCGCGCCCTGGCTGCAAACGTGCAGACCGCCAAAAAGAGCAGCTTGCAGCCTTTCAGGCGCGCGCCGCCACGTGCTCCAACGTTTCTAGAAGTGCGCGCGTTCCACCTTCAATCGGCCGGCACGCAGCTGCTCTTTCAGATCCTCGATCTCGTCCAGCACTTTCTGCGGGATAACATCCTTCAGGCGAGGGTTGATGACCAGCGAAGTGTGCCCGTTGGCCACGGTGAGCTCATGCGCGCGGGGCTGGAATGTTCCGTCCTGCACTGACTGGCAGATCTCGACGAACGTGCGCGGGATCTCAAGCACGGCGCTTGCGAGGATGACATCCGGCGCGATGTCATTCTGATCGCTGTTGGAGCCGAAAGCGTAAACCCCCTTGGCTTCCCGGCACGCCTCGAAGACCCCCCGGCCGGCTGCGTCCGCGTTGTGGAAGATGAAATCGCATCCCTGCTGTATGAGCGCGCGCGTGGCCTCCTTTGCCGTTGCGGTGTCTTCCCAGTTGCCGATGAAGCTGGCGCTTACCTTAAACTGCGGGTTCACGGACAGCGCACCCTTGCGGAAGGCCTCGAATGTGCTCTTGATGGGCGGGATCTCCATACCGCCAACCAGCCCGGCTTTCCCGGTCTTGCTCATACGGGCCGCCATTACGCCCAGAAGGTATGTGGCCTCCTCGAGTTTGGGGATGATCGGGACCACCTTCCCTTCCACCTTGCTGCCCGCTGTGATAACGAAGACGGTATCCGGGAACTCCTTGCTGACCTTGATGGCGGCGGGTTGAAGCTCGAAGCCGTGCCCGATGATGACATCGTATCCCTGGCTGGCATATTCGCGAAAGTCACCCTCGAAGTCCGCAGGGCTTTCGGTCTGCTTCTGGTTGACGCGAGCGCCCAGCTCCTTTTCCACGAGCAGCAACCCTTGGTACCCCAGCTGGTTCCAGCCACCATCGTTGACCGGTCCGGGACTCAGCAGGGCGACCTTGAGCTGACGCCCACCTTTCTCTTTGCCGCCGTCCTTCGCTGGCCCGCCGCATCCGGCCGACACGACAACGGCAAGAAGAACCGCCAGAAACAGACCCTTTCTCACGCACATCGTCTAGCTTCCTCCAACTTCTCCAGCAAACCGGCCGGTGGCCGGGCGCCCGGCATCCACACAGGAATCGTAACGGAACTGATTCGTCAGTGTCAAAGCCGGCACGCGATGTCGACATTCTTAGCACGCAGGAAATCGGCCGGAAACAGTCGGAAGGGTATCCTTGCATTGTCTCGCGAACAGCCGGAGCGGCGACGGAAGCGCCGCATCGCCCGGCCCCAACACAGGAGACTAGGAGAGGAGTGAAAATGAGAAAGCTGACCGCACTGCTGAGCGCCACTCTGGTCGCTCTGCCCGTCACGATTGGAGCCACGCCCTCGACGCTCGTCTGGATTCCCTCGACGGATATCCAGCCCAAGGGCGTGTTCCATCTCGGCTACGACACCTATACTTCGCCGGGCTCCGCCGCCACCAACGCCACCGTCTACGGAGTGACCTACGGTGTGACGGATCAGATTGAA
The sequence above is drawn from the Armatimonadota bacterium genome and encodes:
- a CDS encoding BMP family ABC transporter substrate-binding protein — protein: MCVRKGLFLAVLLAVVVSAGCGGPAKDGGKEKGGRQLKVALLSPGPVNDGGWNQLGYQGLLLVEKELGARVNQKQTESPADFEGDFREYASQGYDVIIGHGFELQPAAIKVSKEFPDTVFVITAGSKVEGKVVPIIPKLEEATYLLGVMAARMSKTGKAGLVGGMEIPPIKSTFEAFRKGALSVNPQFKVSASFIGNWEDTATAKEATRALIQQGCDFIFHNADAAGRGVFEACREAKGVYAFGSNSDQNDIAPDVILASAVLEIPRTFVEICQSVQDGTFQPRAHELTVANGHTSLVINPRLKDVIPQKVLDEIEDLKEQLRAGRLKVERAHF
- a CDS encoding heme ABC transporter ATP-binding protein; the protein is MAVCTFAARARQLNAEILAALLQLKDITRDFGTLRALDGVWFEAAAGEVHALLGENGAGKTTLMNVAFGFVRPDRGEIVFNGRRYAAMTPQAAMAAGIGMVHQHFKLVEEFTVAENVALGSPDYREALRSSENSRLQSIIRDTGLEVDPSAVVENLPVGLRQRVEILKALFRGSRLLILDEPTAVLTPRETEDLFRVLLRLREQGTGIVLITHKLDEALSLSDRVTVLRNGKTVLSRPAAEVTQAEVASAMVGREVYSGAQDLPTPQESILLEARDLCSPDTGQQPVQEISFALRAGEILGIAGVEGNGQTALADLLAGVLAPASGCLLLEGRDVSREGVDGRLRAGLAHIPGDRQTQALLLEFPLRENLLLGRWPLGEFLRGPFLDVGALSLCTREAIEAYGIRGATVQTPAMSLSGGNQQRFVVARQMGAKPRVIVAANPTRGLDVGAIEYVHARLVEHCERGGAVVLISTDLDEVLALSHRILVLYRGRVAAEYPRGARREDVGLAMATGRPA